CCCTTTCGGCTTTGCGGCGCCAGGGGGGTCCAATTGTTGGCCGGAGTTGTGATATTCCGAAACGGAAGGTACAATCGTTAAACAGGGAGTTTGGGGCAGGATGCCCAATAATGAGAGGGGTGTGGCCTTCCGGTGGGACTCCTGGCACGGATTGTGGAATCCAACGAGCGGGAAATCGCTCGTTTACGTAAAAGGGTCGCGAAAATCAATGCGTTGGAGCCGGAGTTTGAGAAGTTATCCGACGAGGAACTTCAGGCAAAAACGGTTGAATTTCGCGAACGGCTGAATCAGGGGGCAAAACTGGACAGCCTGTTGGAAGAAGCTTTTGCGGTGGTGCGTGAGGCCTCCAAACGAGTGCTCGGGCAGCGCCATTTTGATGTGCAATTGATGGGCGGCATGGTGCTGCATCAGGGCCGTGTTGCGGAAATGAAGACCGGTGAAGGGAAGACCTTGGTCGCCACCTTGCCATCCTATCTGAATGGATTGACGGGGAAAGGCGTTCATGTTGTTACGGTCAATGACTACCTGGCTCGCCGCGACAGTGAGATGGTGGGGCGGATTCACCGCTTTCTCGGCTTGACGGTCGGATTGAATGTCCACGATATGACGCCGCAGGAGAAACGCGAAGCCTACTTGGCGGACATTACCTACGGGACAAACAATGAGTTCGGCTTTGACTACTTGCGTGACAACATGGTGATGACGCTCGACGATATGGTGCAGCGTCACCTGCACTATGCGATTGTCGACGAAGTGGACAGCATCCTGATTGACGAGGCACGGACGCCGCTCATCATTTCAGGTCCGGCGGAGAAGTCGGCGGATCTGTACTTCCGGGCGGATGTCTTTGTACGGGGTTTGCGTCCGGATGATTATGAAGTGGATGAAAAAATGCGGACCGCAAATCTGACCGAGTCCGGCGTGGCGAAGGCGGAGCGGTTTTTCGGGGTGCAAAATTTGTTCGATCCCGACCATGTCACGCTGATGCACCACATTACCCAGGCCCTCAAGGCGCACGGGCTCATGAAGCGGGACAAGGACTATGTGGTCCGCGACGACGAGATCATCATTGTCGACGAGTTTACAGGCAGGCTGATGCAAGGCCGCAGATACAGTGAGGGGCTGCATCAGGCCATCGAAGCGAAGGAAGGCGTGCGGGTCCAAAACGAGACCAAGACGCTCGCGACGATCACCCTGCAGAATTATTTCCGCATGTATGACAAACTGTCTGGCATGACGGGTACTGCGAAGACTGAGGAAAAGGAATTGACGGAGATTTACGGGATGGACGTGGTCGTGATTCCGACCAACCGCCCGATGATTCGGAAGGACCTTGGCGACGTGATCTACAAAACAGAACGCGCGAAGTTCAACGCGGTCGTGGAAGAGATCGCGCGCCGACATGCGACAGGCCAGCCGGTCTTGGTGGGGACGACCTCCATTGAGAAGTCGGAATACCTCTCGCACTTGCTCAGTCAGCGCGGCATTCGTCACCAGGTGCTGAATGCAAAGCAGCATGAGCGCGAGGCGGAAATTGTGGCGCAGGCCGGGCAGAAGGGCATGGTCACGATTGCCACCAACATGGCTGGCCGCGGCACGGACATTCTGCTTGGGGAAGGTGTCGCCGAGCTTGGCGGACTGCATATCATTGGCACGGAGCGCCATGAAAGCCGCCGGATCGACAATCAGCTGCGAGGTCGTGCCGGCCGCCAGGGAGACCCAGGGTCGTCGCAGTTCTTCTTGTCTTTGGAAGACGACCTGCTCCGGCTGTTTGGTTCAGACAACATCCGTCGTCTGATGGATCGGCTGGGACTCGAAGAAGATCAGCCGATTGAAAACAAGATGCTCACGAGCGCGATGGAACGTGCGCAGAAAAAAGTGGAAGGCAATAACTACGACATCCGGAAGCATGTGCTTCGCTACGATGATGTGATGAACAAGCAGCGCGAGGTCATCTACAAACAGCGCCGTCAGATTCTGGAACAGGAAAACCTGCGCAGCATTGTCGAGGGTATGGGCAAAGACCTGATCGATCATATGCTCGACGTATACTGCTCAGAAGAACAAATTCCGGAGGAGTGGAATATTCCGGAGCTCATCAGCTATGCGGAGCATCACTTCCTGCTTCCGAACCAAGTGACGGAAGAGGAGCTTCGGAAGCTGAGCCGGGATGAACTGCGCGAACGGCTTGTCGCTTGCATGATTGCCAATTACGATGCTCGAGAAGAGGAACTGGACGGCTTCCTCCGTGATTTGGAGCGCATCGTGGTGCTGCGGACGGTGGATGCGAAGTGGATGGACCACATTGACGCGATGGACCAGTTCCGGCAAGGGGTTCATTTGCGCTCCTATGGTCAAGCGGATCCACTCGTGATTTACCAGCGCGAAGGGTTCGAAATGTTTGAGGCGATGATCCACAGCATGGAAGAAGAGATCATCATGTACGTCTTCAAGGCGACCGTCGCAACCGCTCCGCAGCCCGTGCCGGTGAATGACACGGTCCCTGTACAGGGCGGTTGAAGGATGACAAGGGTGGGGCTGCAGAGCGCCTGCGTTCGGCGGGGATGTGCCAGCACAGATCCCGACCGGGCGGC
Above is a genomic segment from Alicyclobacillus cycloheptanicus containing:
- the secA gene encoding preprotein translocase subunit SecA, which produces MGLLARIVESNEREIARLRKRVAKINALEPEFEKLSDEELQAKTVEFRERLNQGAKLDSLLEEAFAVVREASKRVLGQRHFDVQLMGGMVLHQGRVAEMKTGEGKTLVATLPSYLNGLTGKGVHVVTVNDYLARRDSEMVGRIHRFLGLTVGLNVHDMTPQEKREAYLADITYGTNNEFGFDYLRDNMVMTLDDMVQRHLHYAIVDEVDSILIDEARTPLIISGPAEKSADLYFRADVFVRGLRPDDYEVDEKMRTANLTESGVAKAERFFGVQNLFDPDHVTLMHHITQALKAHGLMKRDKDYVVRDDEIIIVDEFTGRLMQGRRYSEGLHQAIEAKEGVRVQNETKTLATITLQNYFRMYDKLSGMTGTAKTEEKELTEIYGMDVVVIPTNRPMIRKDLGDVIYKTERAKFNAVVEEIARRHATGQPVLVGTTSIEKSEYLSHLLSQRGIRHQVLNAKQHEREAEIVAQAGQKGMVTIATNMAGRGTDILLGEGVAELGGLHIIGTERHESRRIDNQLRGRAGRQGDPGSSQFFLSLEDDLLRLFGSDNIRRLMDRLGLEEDQPIENKMLTSAMERAQKKVEGNNYDIRKHVLRYDDVMNKQREVIYKQRRQILEQENLRSIVEGMGKDLIDHMLDVYCSEEQIPEEWNIPELISYAEHHFLLPNQVTEEELRKLSRDELRERLVACMIANYDAREEELDGFLRDLERIVVLRTVDAKWMDHIDAMDQFRQGVHLRSYGQADPLVIYQREGFEMFEAMIHSMEEEIIMYVFKATVATAPQPVPVNDTVPVQGG